One stretch of Hydrogenovibrio kuenenii DSM 12350 DNA includes these proteins:
- a CDS encoding efflux RND transporter permease subunit, with translation MISKFFIDRPVMATVFSAIIVIAGYIGLKALPISEYPQIVPPQVTVTASYPGANAETISSTVAAPLEQAINGIDNMIYINSTTSSSGTLSLTVTFKIGTDADKATIDVNNKVQSALSRLPSEVQRLGVQVNKRSTSILKVIALYSPDSSLNTVFIANYGLINVLDDLKRIPGVGEVRQFGSKDYSMRIWLDPNKMAKYGLTPNDIATAIRSQNSQFAAGRFGQEPMDKPQAFTYTVTTEGRFSDAKEFENIILRANKDGSRLRLKDVARVELGAQAYNFNATYDGKPTVPMGIFLQPGANALEVSKLVDQEMKRMSEKFPVGLKYAIPYDTSEFVKISIEKVVQTLFEALLLVVLVVFLFLQNWRATIIPVLAIPVSIVGTFAGLYLLDFSINQLTLFGMILAIGIVVDDAIIVIENVERIMTSEGLSPRKASIKAMQEVTAPVIAIVLVLSAVFIPVAFIQGLTGEMYKQFAITIVVSVTISGIVALTLTPALCANLIKPEHQVTGKFFDKFNAGFGWLTDKFGAGVSKIMRYSLLSLILFIGLGALTYQQLTTIPKSLIPQEDKGTMFVLSYLPPASSLSRTEKVRDEVSDMVRKHPGVEHAISFAGFDLQTFAEKTDSGVSFVKLKPWDERKAPNLSEQAIVGSLFGQLMRVPDAFSIPVGMPTIMGLSMTGGFEVYLQNRNGTGSLELSKITDELIKKASARPELKQVRTTFSTKVPQYRAVLDREKANAMQVPVNEVFSAMQATFGSLYVNDFNLYGRTYRVNLQSEAHYREGPKDMSQVFVRSMTGKMIPLSSLVTFKRVTGADIVDRFNLFPAAKLMGEPAPGYTSGQAIQAFEDVAKQVLPNGYTLGWVGEAFQEKQASGAGAQAFMFGLLFVFLILAAQYERWTIPLAVIVAVPFAVLGASIAVHLSGLSNDIYFELGLLTLIGLSAKNAILIVEFAMQKRKAGMDLVQAATEAARLRFRPIVMTSLAFTIGAVPLMMSEGAGAAARHAVGTGVVGGMVAATFLAPLFIPMFFRWVAAFSEFISKEKISEKRLSKEESL, from the coding sequence ATGATTTCAAAGTTTTTTATCGACCGTCCGGTTATGGCGACGGTTTTTTCTGCAATTATTGTAATAGCAGGTTATATAGGGCTGAAAGCACTCCCTATCTCTGAATATCCTCAGATTGTGCCACCACAAGTTACGGTAACGGCTAGTTACCCCGGTGCGAACGCAGAGACGATTTCAAGTACGGTTGCAGCTCCCTTGGAGCAGGCAATCAATGGTATTGATAATATGATTTATATTAACAGTACCACTTCTTCATCCGGTACTTTGAGTCTTACGGTAACGTTTAAGATTGGAACGGACGCGGATAAGGCTACCATTGATGTAAATAATAAGGTGCAGAGTGCGTTAAGTCGTTTGCCCTCCGAGGTGCAACGTTTGGGGGTGCAGGTAAATAAGCGCTCGACGAGCATTCTTAAAGTTATCGCGTTGTATTCGCCTGATTCCAGCTTGAATACGGTGTTTATTGCCAACTACGGCTTGATTAACGTTTTGGATGATTTAAAGCGTATTCCTGGTGTGGGTGAGGTTCGTCAGTTTGGTAGTAAAGATTATTCGATGCGTATTTGGTTGGATCCAAACAAGATGGCGAAATATGGCCTAACGCCGAATGATATTGCTACGGCTATTCGAAGCCAAAACTCTCAATTTGCAGCGGGTCGATTTGGTCAAGAGCCAATGGATAAACCGCAAGCCTTTACTTATACGGTCACCACTGAGGGTCGTTTTAGTGACGCGAAAGAATTTGAAAATATTATTCTACGCGCTAACAAAGACGGTAGCCGTTTAAGGTTAAAGGACGTGGCTCGTGTTGAGCTAGGCGCACAGGCGTATAACTTTAATGCGACCTATGATGGTAAACCAACTGTACCTATGGGTATTTTCTTGCAGCCAGGTGCAAATGCCTTAGAAGTTTCAAAGCTGGTTGATCAGGAAATGAAACGCATGTCTGAGAAGTTTCCTGTTGGGTTGAAGTATGCAATTCCGTATGACACTTCTGAATTCGTAAAAATTTCGATTGAAAAGGTGGTGCAAACCTTATTCGAAGCCTTGTTGCTGGTTGTGCTGGTGGTTTTCTTGTTCTTGCAAAACTGGCGTGCAACCATTATTCCGGTGCTTGCCATTCCGGTTTCGATTGTGGGTACGTTTGCGGGACTCTATTTACTTGACTTTTCAATCAATCAGTTAACTTTGTTTGGGATGATTTTGGCAATAGGTATCGTAGTGGATGATGCCATTATTGTTATCGAGAACGTTGAAAGAATTATGACCTCCGAAGGACTTAGTCCTAGGAAGGCATCCATTAAAGCTATGCAAGAAGTAACGGCGCCGGTCATTGCGATTGTATTGGTGCTTTCAGCGGTATTTATTCCTGTTGCCTTTATTCAAGGTTTAACAGGGGAGATGTATAAACAGTTTGCGATAACAATTGTGGTGTCGGTGACTATTTCAGGAATTGTTGCACTGACATTAACACCTGCATTGTGCGCAAATTTAATTAAGCCTGAGCATCAAGTAACAGGTAAGTTTTTTGATAAATTCAATGCTGGTTTTGGTTGGTTAACCGATAAGTTTGGCGCGGGTGTCAGTAAGATTATGCGCTATAGCTTGCTGAGCCTTATTTTATTTATTGGTTTAGGGGCTTTAACTTATCAACAGTTAACTACGATTCCAAAAAGTTTGATTCCACAGGAAGATAAAGGGACCATGTTTGTTTTATCTTACTTGCCGCCAGCCAGTTCTTTGTCGAGAACCGAAAAGGTAAGGGATGAGGTTTCAGATATGGTGCGTAAACACCCAGGTGTTGAGCATGCGATCAGTTTTGCTGGGTTTGATTTGCAGACTTTTGCTGAGAAAACAGATTCAGGGGTTTCTTTTGTAAAACTGAAGCCTTGGGATGAGCGTAAGGCGCCTAACCTATCAGAGCAGGCTATCGTCGGTTCTTTGTTTGGTCAGCTTATGCGTGTGCCGGATGCATTCTCGATTCCAGTCGGTATGCCGACGATTATGGGGTTGAGTATGACGGGTGGTTTTGAAGTGTATTTACAAAACCGTAACGGAACAGGCTCACTTGAGTTGAGTAAAATAACAGATGAACTGATTAAAAAGGCCAGTGCGCGTCCTGAGTTAAAGCAAGTGAGAACGACTTTTTCAACTAAGGTGCCACAGTACCGTGCTGTTTTAGATCGTGAAAAAGCGAACGCAATGCAAGTACCGGTAAATGAAGTCTTTTCTGCAATGCAGGCAACTTTTGGTAGCTTGTATGTCAATGACTTTAATCTTTACGGGCGTACTTATAGAGTAAATCTACAGTCTGAAGCGCATTATCGCGAAGGGCCTAAAGATATGTCTCAGGTGTTCGTGAGATCAATGACGGGTAAAATGATACCTTTGAGTTCATTGGTGACCTTTAAGCGAGTTACGGGAGCGGATATTGTAGATAGATTTAACTTGTTCCCGGCAGCGAAGTTGATGGGTGAGCCAGCACCAGGTTATACATCTGGACAAGCGATTCAAGCTTTTGAGGATGTCGCTAAGCAGGTGTTGCCAAATGGCTACACGCTTGGCTGGGTTGGTGAAGCCTTCCAAGAGAAACAAGCATCGGGTGCTGGAGCACAAGCCTTTATGTTTGGTCTGTTATTTGTATTCCTTATTCTTGCAGCCCAATATGAGCGTTGGACAATACCGCTTGCCGTTATTGTTGCAGTTCCATTTGCGGTGCTTGGGGCATCAATAGCGGTTCACTTGTCCGGCTTAAGTAATGATATTTACTTTGAGTTAGGATTGTTGACGCTCATAGGTTTATCCGCGAAGAATGCAATCTTGATTGTCGAGTTTGCTATGCAAAAACGTAAAGCAGGCATGGATTTGGTTCAAGCCGCTACGGAAGCGGCTAGATTGAGATTTAGACCGATTGTTATGACTTCGTTGGCGTTTACAATTGGTGCAGTGCCGTTAATGATGAGTGAGGGTGCAGGTGCAGCTGCTCGACATGCGGTTGGTACAGGGGTTGTTGGTGGTATGGTTGCAGCAACTTTCTTAGCGCCGTTGTTTATTCCTATGTTCTTTAGATGGGTTGCTGCATTTTCAGAATTCATCTCAAAAGAAAAAATTTCGGAAAAACGTTTATCAAAAGAAGAGTCATTATGA
- a CDS encoding efflux transporter outer membrane subunit yields the protein MSYLRFKKTMTIFSPKYLLVMTPLLLAACSQMPTYEKPKVDMPKVWAESLPKTVQKAQMTEEQWWDSLSGDKVLYRLIEKGRTQNKDIQLAVLRLKQARSYLTQAQSGSYPEFDATAGASRTKSSNQSYPQGQGAEFNNYSLGGLLSYEVDIWGRVSSLKSAAEANLKATEANKDAVDLSISSAIATAYLNLRALDHSVILAEDTVTSRKEALELRKKQLQLGSITPLSVQQAEADLASVEVSLYKLREQRDLQRHALSLLLGESPQKILADSQKPDGEVFKDHKVLSVPVGVPSDLLLRRPDIVAAEQKLIAANANIGVARASLFPSISLTGMFGVQSESLSNLFKDDAFNWNAGANITAPIFDYGKRKANVAISKAEKQAMLITYQDTVKRGFAETLDALTQYHGSQLQLEAQQRQVTALSKSLELAKKRFDAGYSSYLEVLDAQRSLFNAQLSLVNTKLRHYDSLVSLYKAIGGSWSLKS from the coding sequence ATGAGTTATTTGAGATTTAAAAAAACAATGACAATATTTTCTCCTAAATATTTACTGGTAATGACGCCGCTGCTTTTAGCGGCATGTAGTCAAATGCCGACATATGAAAAACCTAAAGTTGATATGCCTAAGGTTTGGGCTGAATCTTTGCCAAAAACTGTTCAGAAAGCACAAATGACAGAAGAACAATGGTGGGATAGTTTGTCAGGCGATAAGGTTTTGTATCGCCTGATTGAGAAAGGTCGTACGCAAAACAAAGATATTCAACTAGCTGTTTTGAGGTTGAAACAGGCGCGCTCTTATTTAACTCAAGCACAGTCGGGAAGCTATCCTGAGTTTGATGCGACTGCTGGTGCATCTCGAACAAAATCCAGTAATCAGTCCTATCCACAGGGTCAAGGCGCAGAGTTTAATAACTACTCTCTGGGAGGTTTGTTGAGCTATGAAGTTGATATCTGGGGGAGAGTTTCTTCTTTAAAGTCTGCTGCAGAAGCTAACTTGAAAGCAACTGAAGCGAATAAAGATGCCGTTGACTTAAGTATTTCGTCAGCAATTGCAACTGCTTATCTGAATTTGCGAGCGCTAGATCACTCTGTTATTTTGGCTGAGGATACCGTTACATCAAGAAAAGAAGCATTAGAGCTAAGAAAAAAACAACTTCAGCTAGGAAGTATTACACCTTTGTCAGTTCAACAAGCTGAAGCAGACTTGGCTTCTGTTGAAGTGTCTCTTTATAAATTAAGGGAGCAAAGAGATTTACAGCGTCATGCTTTGTCACTGCTGCTGGGAGAGTCGCCACAGAAGATATTAGCCGATAGTCAAAAGCCTGATGGCGAGGTCTTTAAGGATCATAAAGTGTTATCTGTTCCAGTGGGTGTGCCTTCTGACCTATTGTTAAGAAGGCCTGATATTGTTGCAGCAGAGCAGAAACTTATTGCGGCAAATGCCAATATAGGTGTTGCGCGAGCTTCTTTATTTCCAAGTATTAGTTTGACAGGTATGTTTGGTGTGCAAAGCGAGTCGTTGTCTAACTTATTTAAAGACGATGCGTTCAACTGGAACGCGGGAGCAAACATAACGGCACCGATTTTTGATTATGGTAAAAGAAAAGCGAACGTTGCAATTAGTAAAGCTGAAAAGCAAGCAATGTTGATTACTTATCAGGATACTGTAAAAAGAGGGTTTGCAGAAACGCTTGATGCATTAACACAATATCATGGTAGTCAGCTACAGTTGGAAGCGCAACAACGTCAGGTTACGGCATTGTCCAAATCACTTGAATTAGCAAAAAAACGATTTGATGCGGGTTATTCAAGTTACTTAGAGGTGCTTGATGCGCAAAGAAGTCTATTTAATGCTCAGTTGTCTTTAGTTAATACTAAGCTTAGACATTACGACTCTCTTGTTAGTTTATATAAAGCTATCGGTGGAAGCTGGAGTTTAAAAAGTTAA
- a CDS encoding GGDEF domain-containing response regulator, with protein sequence MEDQKSMALLLRARLLECCPKFEIFLAHTFSEAKKILEKEDSIQVCLTDLTLPDSSNYEIVDLLKSFKVATVVFTGSYSEAVRHRVFDAHVADYVIKDGQVSIDYAVSSVHSLLQNPERTIWILSDNIRSIHRTQGLLRIQRYQLKVFEDYIDLIRALDDEVPDLLIIDRLSDERKMSVYDLVREIRTKYSDHDLPIISIEKKNKINQSIKLMKYGVGDLVSENYSPEELYLRVRKNLEQSQAYKDIKRISEVDALTQIYNRRAFFEKAEQMFECYQNEKRKFFLIMVDIDHFKQVNDKYGHQIGDQAIIFTATYLKSVFSNELVARFGGEEFIVLGECDSVDKVSSLCEVFRQEIEVQSYASIEVEFTVSQGVAFSGNSLDKAIAKADELLYEAKQAGRNQVVTESQKR encoded by the coding sequence GTGGAAGACCAGAAGTCAATGGCGCTTTTGCTCCGTGCACGTTTATTAGAGTGCTGTCCAAAATTTGAGATATTTTTAGCTCATACATTTAGCGAAGCCAAAAAAATTCTAGAAAAAGAAGATTCAATTCAAGTTTGTCTGACTGATCTTACTTTACCAGATTCATCCAATTATGAGATTGTAGACTTATTAAAGAGTTTTAAAGTTGCTACAGTTGTGTTCACAGGATCTTATAGTGAAGCTGTTCGGCATAGAGTTTTTGATGCACATGTTGCAGACTATGTCATAAAGGATGGTCAAGTTTCGATTGATTATGCTGTGTCGAGTGTGCACTCCTTATTGCAAAACCCAGAAAGAACCATTTGGATTCTTTCTGACAACATAAGGTCAATACATAGAACACAAGGGCTTCTTAGAATTCAGCGGTATCAATTAAAAGTTTTTGAAGATTATATAGACTTGATTCGTGCTTTGGATGATGAAGTTCCTGATTTATTGATTATTGACCGCCTATCTGATGAGCGGAAGATGAGTGTATATGATCTTGTTCGCGAAATTCGAACAAAATATTCTGATCATGACCTACCTATAATATCTATTGAAAAAAAGAATAAGATTAATCAGTCTATTAAGTTAATGAAGTATGGCGTTGGCGATTTGGTTTCTGAAAACTATTCTCCTGAAGAGCTTTACTTACGGGTTCGAAAAAACCTTGAGCAAAGTCAGGCTTATAAAGATATTAAACGTATTTCAGAAGTGGATGCACTGACTCAAATTTATAACCGCCGTGCCTTTTTTGAAAAAGCAGAACAGATGTTTGAATGTTATCAGAATGAGAAAAGAAAATTTTTCTTGATAATGGTAGATATTGATCATTTTAAGCAAGTAAACGACAAGTATGGTCATCAAATTGGTGATCAGGCAATAATTTTTACTGCCACTTATTTGAAGAGTGTTTTTTCCAATGAACTTGTAGCGCGTTTTGGTGGTGAGGAGTTTATTGTCTTAGGTGAATGCGATTCTGTGGATAAAGTTTCATCTCTTTGTGAAGTCTTCAGACAAGAAATCGAGGTTCAGTCTTATGCATCTATTGAAGTAGAGTTTACTGTCAGTCAAGGTGTTGCATTTAGTGGAAATTCACTTGATAAAGCTATTGCTAAGGCAGATGAACTTCTCTACGAAGCGAAACAAGCGGGAAGAAATCAGGTTGTAACTGAAAGTCAAAAAAGATAA
- a CDS encoding putative metalloprotease CJM1_0395 family protein yields MNVSTSTYSSTAMFSALSELHSIAPKYINTSSVGSVSAVSKSATNSDSSSNSLSSQKELQQSQKYQQAISELKARDQHVRAHERAHLSAAGGYATGGASYTYQVGPDGRRYAVGGEVGINTSPVEGDLQATIQKARIVQRAALAPSDPSAQDLKVHAQAVQMEMKASQELQNEKSKQNTDTANNSLSLASNGDLANQKGMFNHSGIGSSGINPQTTDSSRLSFEIRMRMGG; encoded by the coding sequence ATGAATGTGTCTACAAGTACTTACAGTAGTACAGCCATGTTTTCAGCTCTATCTGAGCTTCATTCGATTGCGCCCAAGTATATAAATACCTCTTCTGTTGGATCTGTTTCAGCGGTTTCCAAGTCAGCAACGAACTCTGATAGTTCTTCCAATTCATTAAGTAGTCAGAAAGAGTTACAACAGTCCCAAAAATATCAGCAAGCTATATCAGAATTAAAAGCCAGGGATCAGCATGTCAGAGCTCATGAACGTGCACACTTAAGTGCCGCTGGTGGGTACGCGACTGGTGGGGCTTCATATACCTATCAGGTAGGTCCTGATGGAAGACGCTATGCTGTAGGTGGTGAGGTTGGTATTAATACTTCACCAGTAGAAGGGGATCTTCAGGCAACAATACAAAAAGCAAGAATTGTTCAAAGAGCTGCGTTGGCACCTTCAGATCCTTCGGCTCAGGATTTAAAAGTTCATGCACAAGCTGTGCAAATGGAAATGAAAGCATCTCAAGAGCTTCAAAATGAAAAGAGCAAACAGAATACCGACACAGCTAATAACAGTCTTTCACTGGCTTCTAACGGTGATCTAGCTAATCAAAAAGGGATGTTTAATCATTCAGGTATTGGGAGTTCGGGAATTAATCCTCAAACCACAGATTCTTCAAGGCTTAGTTTTGAAATAAGGATGAGAATGGGGGGATAA
- a CDS encoding ArsR/SmtB family transcription factor produces MEEISQMAMKEENIEKASKALKAMGHPLRLKILCVLGNNEMPVMDIVSRVGTTQSNISQHIDILREKEIITSRREGSKILCKVRDNQILNLLESMQQTFCQI; encoded by the coding sequence ATGGAAGAAATTAGCCAGATGGCGATGAAAGAAGAAAACATAGAAAAGGCGTCTAAAGCATTAAAAGCAATGGGACACCCATTAAGACTTAAAATTCTCTGCGTTCTTGGTAATAATGAAATGCCTGTTATGGACATAGTATCTCGAGTAGGAACAACTCAAAGTAACATTTCCCAACACATTGATATTTTAAGAGAAAAAGAAATTATCACTTCAAGACGTGAAGGCAGCAAAATTCTTTGTAAAGTAAGAGATAATCAGATATTGAACCTTCTAGAATCAATGCAACAAACCTTCTGTCAAATATAA
- a CDS encoding S41 family peptidase: MELSVRVSWAKKGLWLSTGAILGAFIVLATSVFADNEKQNGTTPATKVEAQLPLNELRSFVEVFERISKDYVEPVDDKKLLEGAISGMLSSLDPHSAYLSPKNFKEMEEHTTGEFGGLGMEVGLEDGFVKVVSPIDDTPAQKAGVKAGDLIIKLNDEPVKGKTLAEAVKIMRGKPGSKIKLTIVREGATKPLVLELTRAVIKVTSVKQKLLPNGMGYVRISQFQLRTGPDLIKAIKKLDKENKKPLNGLVLDLRNNPGGVLRAAVQVADSFINSGLIVYTKGRVKDSQLRFEAEKGDILKGRPMVVLINEGSASASEIVAGALQDQKRALIAGRNSFGKGSVQTLMPLNNGGAIKLTTARYYTPSGRSIQAKGIVPDVEIDRVKVEKLKAGEFGRIKEKDLSGHLVNDTKPKGSSVKTKDDVKGLLANDFELYEALSLLKGMYFTQQMGSK; the protein is encoded by the coding sequence ATGGAGTTGTCTGTGAGAGTTTCTTGGGCTAAAAAAGGTTTATGGTTAAGTACTGGAGCAATTTTGGGTGCGTTTATTGTACTTGCCACCAGTGTATTTGCTGATAACGAAAAACAGAATGGTACAACTCCAGCAACAAAGGTAGAAGCTCAGTTACCTTTAAATGAATTGCGCTCATTCGTAGAAGTCTTCGAACGAATTTCTAAAGATTACGTTGAACCAGTTGATGACAAAAAACTATTAGAAGGTGCGATTAGCGGGATGCTATCGAGTCTTGACCCTCATTCAGCCTATCTTTCGCCTAAAAACTTCAAAGAAATGGAAGAACACACGACTGGTGAGTTTGGTGGTCTTGGCATGGAAGTTGGCTTAGAAGATGGTTTTGTAAAAGTAGTTTCCCCTATTGATGATACGCCAGCGCAGAAGGCAGGGGTAAAAGCAGGCGATCTAATCATTAAATTGAATGATGAGCCAGTAAAGGGGAAAACACTTGCTGAGGCCGTTAAAATTATGCGTGGTAAGCCGGGTTCAAAAATCAAGTTAACGATTGTGCGCGAAGGTGCGACTAAGCCACTCGTGCTTGAGCTTACGAGAGCTGTTATAAAAGTAACGAGTGTTAAGCAAAAATTACTACCAAATGGTATGGGATATGTTCGTATTAGTCAGTTCCAGCTTAGAACGGGTCCTGATTTAATTAAAGCTATCAAAAAATTAGACAAAGAAAATAAAAAGCCACTTAATGGACTTGTGCTGGATTTAAGAAATAACCCTGGTGGTGTTCTTCGTGCTGCGGTTCAAGTAGCAGATTCTTTCATAAATTCAGGTCTAATTGTATATACCAAAGGAAGAGTAAAGGACTCTCAGTTACGTTTTGAGGCGGAAAAAGGAGATATCCTAAAAGGTCGTCCAATGGTTGTTTTGATTAATGAAGGGTCAGCATCCGCTTCCGAAATCGTAGCGGGTGCGTTACAAGATCAAAAACGTGCATTGATCGCAGGTAGAAACAGTTTTGGTAAAGGATCTGTGCAAACTCTTATGCCTTTGAATAATGGTGGTGCAATTAAGTTAACCACAGCTCGTTATTACACGCCAAGTGGACGTTCAATTCAGGCAAAAGGAATTGTGCCTGATGTCGAGATTGATCGAGTGAAGGTCGAAAAACTTAAAGCTGGAGAGTTTGGTCGAATTAAAGAAAAAGACTTGTCAGGTCACTTAGTGAACGATACCAAGCCTAAAGGCTCATCTGTAAAAACTAAGGATGACGTAAAAGGCTTACTCGCAAACGATTTTGAACTTTATGAAGCATTAAGTCTATTGAAAGGCATGTACTTCACTCAGCAAATGGGCAGTAAATAA
- a CDS encoding DJ-1 family glyoxalase III yields MIKHAMVPLAQGCEELEAVTIIDLLVRAGVKVTTVSLDKELTIVASRGVKLIVDTPLSEVNSTDFDMVVLPGGLPGADNLNASDELHAFLNEMSAKNALIGAICAAPKVLVSAGLLDNKQATSYPGHIDKLPGNNMTYQEDAVVVDGNIITSRGPGTAMDFALTLIELLVGKEVKSQVEAGLVRA; encoded by the coding sequence ATGATCAAACACGCCATGGTTCCTCTAGCGCAAGGCTGTGAGGAGCTTGAAGCGGTTACCATTATCGATTTGCTAGTCAGGGCTGGCGTTAAGGTTACGACAGTTAGTTTGGATAAAGAGCTCACCATCGTTGCTAGTAGAGGGGTTAAGTTAATCGTAGATACACCTCTTTCTGAAGTGAACTCAACTGACTTTGATATGGTTGTTTTGCCAGGCGGGTTGCCTGGCGCCGATAACCTTAATGCAAGTGATGAGCTCCATGCGTTTTTAAATGAAATGTCTGCTAAGAATGCATTAATAGGGGCAATTTGTGCTGCACCGAAAGTGCTGGTTTCTGCAGGATTGCTTGATAATAAACAAGCGACAAGCTATCCAGGGCATATTGATAAGTTACCAGGTAATAATATGACTTACCAAGAAGATGCTGTTGTCGTCGATGGCAATATCATTACTTCAAGAGGGCCTGGAACAGCAATGGATTTTGCGTTGACTTTAATTGAGTTATTGGTTGGAAAGGAAGTTAAATCTCAAGTTGAAGCAGGTCTTGTTCGCGCTTAA
- a CDS encoding twin-arginine translocation signal domain-containing protein produces the protein MSKYSRRNFLKLAGASVAVGVSGVAVAGENPFEFKSLEGGYEQVAAAQGNCGANKQMNNDQSKGETMQKNSQSQMKNGQGSCGAAVMKQHNGNCGAAMPQQKQKNQKESSEGKCGYQMQ, from the coding sequence ATGTCTAAATATTCAAGAAGAAATTTTCTAAAGTTAGCCGGCGCATCTGTTGCTGTTGGTGTATCCGGCGTAGCTGTGGCAGGAGAAAATCCGTTCGAATTTAAATCTTTAGAGGGTGGTTATGAGCAAGTTGCTGCTGCACAAGGTAATTGCGGTGCAAATAAGCAAATGAATAATGACCAATCTAAGGGTGAGACTATGCAAAAGAATAGTCAGTCGCAGATGAAAAATGGTCAAGGCAGTTGTGGGGCAGCGGTTATGAAGCAGCATAACGGCAATTGTGGAGCAGCGATGCCACAACAAAAACAAAAAAATCAGAAAGAGTCTAGTGAAGGAAAATGTGGTTATCAAATGCAATAA
- a CDS encoding HvfB family MNIO-type RiPP peptide maturase codes for MSFDPNAIHGVGLGLRRDFFYEVLEAPSIDVDFFEVAPENWLNLGGKMGRDLQRLTERYPFVCHGLSLDLGGISPLNEDYLYQLKTFFQQHDIRYYTEHLSYCGDSGQLYDLMPIPFTEEAVHYVADRIKRAQDILERTIGIENISFYAMPCNEMTEQDFVNAVVSEAKCGLLFDVNNTYVNSINHDYDAVDFMQSMPTDAIMYLHMAGHFDEAEDLKVDTHGEDVKQEVWDLLDQTYSVHGLKPTLLERDFNIPPLPDLMVEVEQIRQAQQRYLAQFGAKKYG; via the coding sequence ATGAGTTTTGACCCGAATGCAATCCATGGAGTCGGCTTAGGTCTGAGAAGAGATTTCTTTTATGAAGTTTTGGAAGCTCCTAGTATTGATGTCGATTTTTTTGAAGTAGCGCCTGAAAACTGGCTTAACCTAGGCGGGAAGATGGGGCGTGATTTACAGCGTCTAACTGAACGCTATCCTTTTGTTTGTCATGGCCTGTCACTTGATCTGGGAGGGATTTCTCCGTTAAATGAAGACTACCTTTATCAGCTCAAGACATTTTTTCAACAGCATGATATTCGGTATTACACGGAGCATTTGAGTTATTGTGGCGACTCTGGTCAGCTTTATGACTTGATGCCCATTCCTTTTACCGAAGAGGCTGTTCACTATGTTGCAGATCGTATTAAACGGGCTCAAGATATTTTAGAAAGAACGATTGGTATCGAAAATATTTCATTTTATGCTATGCCATGCAATGAAATGACTGAGCAAGATTTTGTAAATGCTGTTGTGAGTGAAGCCAAGTGTGGTTTATTGTTTGACGTTAACAACACCTACGTGAATAGCATTAATCACGATTATGATGCAGTGGACTTTATGCAGAGCATGCCGACAGATGCCATTATGTATTTACATATGGCAGGTCATTTTGACGAAGCAGAAGATTTAAAAGTCGATACTCATGGTGAAGATGTTAAACAAGAAGTTTGGGATTTATTGGATCAGACTTACAGTGTTCATGGTTTGAAGCCGACTCTTCTAGAAAGGGATTTCAATATTCCTCCTTTACCTGACTTGATGGTGGAGGTAGAGCAGATTCGCCAAGCTCAACAACGTTATCTTGCGCAATTTGGAGCGAAGAAGTATGGATAA